In a genomic window of Alphaproteobacteria bacterium:
- a CDS encoding OmpA family protein, with amino-acid sequence MKSGPYKYMRQALPLVFVFTLASCSFFDDVVGIFDDDEPATQTASDQSVRDRSQADRADAEDSDTPSLTTVPARPQAPASTNRERVVEGLISDRENARYTDEAIRLQGSTRAPAATQSASRPATVPDVVAAPAPATPAASPPPQPPVIPAPQETVPAVPPAPTVTARPSLPPAPPAPAAQPVIQPRPVAPSPQLASAQRPSVVVDTSAIGGGGYVPASARVGRETQVATIQFNHSSARLSPRDQQIIATVASAQRSDDSDVLIVGHASSRTRQLPKARHEVANFQVSFKRANAVAQALIRSGVPSNRVTVEAVADDQPVYSESMPNGEAGNRRTEIFFLR; translated from the coding sequence ATGAAGTCCGGACCTTACAAATATATGCGTCAGGCGTTGCCGCTCGTTTTTGTGTTCACGCTGGCGAGTTGTTCCTTCTTCGATGACGTGGTCGGCATTTTCGACGACGACGAGCCCGCGACACAAACGGCCTCCGATCAGAGCGTGCGCGATCGCAGCCAGGCTGACCGTGCGGACGCCGAAGATTCGGATACCCCATCGCTGACCACTGTTCCCGCCCGGCCCCAGGCACCCGCATCGACCAACCGCGAGCGTGTCGTGGAGGGCCTGATCTCCGACCGCGAGAATGCACGCTACACGGACGAGGCGATCCGTCTTCAGGGTTCGACGCGAGCGCCGGCGGCGACCCAGAGCGCGTCCCGCCCGGCGACTGTGCCGGACGTGGTCGCGGCACCCGCACCGGCCACGCCGGCCGCCAGTCCGCCGCCGCAGCCTCCGGTCATTCCGGCCCCCCAGGAGACCGTGCCGGCTGTGCCGCCGGCCCCGACCGTGACCGCACGGCCTTCGCTTCCGCCGGCTCCGCCGGCTCCGGCAGCCCAGCCGGTCATTCAGCCGCGACCGGTCGCACCCAGCCCGCAGCTGGCCTCGGCACAGCGTCCCTCGGTCGTGGTCGATACCAGCGCGATCGGCGGCGGCGGATACGTGCCGGCATCGGCGCGGGTCGGCCGCGAGACCCAGGTCGCGACGATCCAGTTCAATCACAGTTCCGCCAGGCTCAGCCCCCGCGATCAGCAAATTATCGCAACGGTCGCATCGGCGCAGCGCAGCGACGATTCAGACGTTCTGATCGTTGGTCATGCGAGCAGCCGCACCCGGCAACTGCCGAAGGCGCGGCACGAGGTGGCGAATTTCCAGGTCTCCTTCAAGCGTGCGAATGCCGTTGCCCAGGCGCTCATCCGTTCGGGTGTGCCTTCGAACCGGGTGACGGTTGAAGCCGTGGCGGACGACCAGCCGGTCTATTCGGAGTCCATGCCGAACGGCGAGGCCGGCAATCGCCGCACCGAGATTTTCTTCCTCCGTTAG
- a CDS encoding LL-diaminopimelate aminotransferase: MQTEFHRIKRLPPYVFAEVNAMKAAARAAGADIIDFGMGNPDLPTPPHIVEKLVEAVQDPRTHRYSNSRGIPGLRKALSGYYARRFGVEIDPEREAIVTIGSKEGLANLAQAITGPGDVMLVPNPSYPIHQFGFIIADGTVRYLPVTPDDEFLVALERAVLHSQPKPVALVLCYPANPTSVTADLDFYARVVNFCRTHEIIVLSDLAYAEIYFDDNPPPSILQVPGAKDVAVEFTSLSKTYSMPGWRIGFAAGNPELIAALARVKSYLDYGAFTPIQVAATTALNGPQDCVEETRAIYRERRDVLVEGLTRAGWDVPTPTASMYIWAPIPEPFTSLGSIAFSKLLLKHAHVAVSPGLGFGEYGDGHVRIALVENTQRIRQATRSIRQLFADPDKALDEAGDAAQMSVAAK, encoded by the coding sequence ATGCAAACGGAATTCCACCGCATCAAGCGGTTGCCGCCCTACGTATTTGCCGAAGTGAATGCGATGAAGGCGGCTGCCCGTGCGGCTGGGGCCGACATTATCGATTTCGGCATGGGCAACCCCGACTTGCCGACACCGCCTCATATCGTCGAGAAACTGGTTGAGGCGGTGCAGGATCCGCGCACCCATCGATATTCCAACTCGCGGGGTATCCCGGGTCTTCGCAAGGCGCTGTCGGGCTACTATGCGCGGCGCTTCGGGGTCGAAATAGATCCCGAGCGTGAGGCCATCGTCACCATCGGGTCCAAGGAGGGCCTCGCCAATCTCGCGCAGGCCATTACCGGGCCGGGCGATGTCATGCTGGTGCCGAACCCGTCCTATCCGATCCATCAGTTCGGTTTCATTATCGCCGACGGTACCGTGCGCTATCTGCCGGTCACGCCGGATGATGAATTTCTCGTCGCGCTCGAACGCGCCGTGCTGCACTCACAGCCCAAGCCGGTGGCGCTGGTCCTGTGTTACCCCGCCAACCCGACCTCGGTGACGGCGGATCTGGACTTCTATGCCCGGGTCGTCAATTTCTGCCGCACCCATGAAATCATCGTGCTGTCCGACCTCGCCTATGCCGAGATCTATTTCGACGACAATCCGCCGCCGTCGATCCTGCAGGTGCCGGGCGCCAAGGATGTCGCGGTGGAATTCACGTCTCTCAGCAAGACCTATTCGATGCCGGGCTGGCGGATCGGTTTTGCCGCCGGCAATCCGGAACTCATCGCCGCGCTCGCGCGGGTGAAGAGTTATCTCGATTACGGCGCGTTCACGCCGATTCAGGTGGCCGCGACGACGGCGCTGAACGGCCCGCAGGATTGCGTCGAGGAAACCCGCGCCATCTACCGCGAACGCCGCGATGTTTTGGTTGAGGGCCTTACCCGGGCGGGGTGGGACGTGCCGACGCCGACCGCCAGCATGTATATCTGGGCACCGATCCCCGAACCCTTCACGTCGCTCGGCAGCATCGCGTTTTCGAAACTTCTGTTGAAACACGCCCATGTCGCGGTCTCGCCGGGGCTCGGGTTCGGCGAATATGGTGACGGCCATGTCCGGATTGCGCTGGTCGAGAACACCCAGCGGATACGCCAGGCCACCCGCAGCATTCGCCAGCTTTTTGCCGACCCGGACAAGGCGCTGGACGAGGCGGGCGATGCCGCACAAATGTCGGTCGCCGCGAAGTAG
- a CDS encoding homoserine dehydrogenase, translating to MSNSLRIAIAGLGTVGAGTVQVLTEHRDLIARRGGRPIDIVAVAAKNRAKDRGVSLDAYEWYDDPVAMAREADVDLVLELIGGEDGPAKAVCEAAIAAGRHVVTANKALLAMHGNALATAAEAAGVSLNYEAAIAGGIPIVKALREGLAGNAVTRVYGILNGTCNYILTEMREERLSYETVLADAQKLGYAEAEPSVDVDGIDAAHKLALLASLAFGTKVNFAGVYTEGIRKVALEDIDYAEEFGYRIKLLGSARMTAHGLEQRVYPCMVNKDAPIAHVEGAYNAVVAHGDFVDDTLYQGRGAGAGPTASAVVADIIDVARGFAVATFGVPVGQLSDAEAAPIERHRGAYYIRLMVSDQPGVIAEVTAVFRDEGVSIESMLQRARSQTEAVPVVLNTHECEEAAMRRTLARIEALDSVVEEPTMIRIESLI from the coding sequence ATGTCGAATTCATTGCGTATCGCCATCGCGGGACTGGGAACCGTCGGCGCGGGAACCGTTCAGGTCCTGACCGAACACCGCGACCTGATTGCCCGGCGCGGCGGACGGCCCATCGATATCGTCGCGGTAGCGGCAAAGAACCGGGCCAAGGACCGCGGTGTCAGCCTTGATGCCTATGAATGGTATGACGACCCGGTCGCGATGGCGCGCGAGGCGGATGTCGATCTGGTTCTGGAGCTCATCGGTGGCGAAGACGGACCCGCCAAGGCCGTGTGTGAAGCTGCGATCGCGGCGGGGCGCCATGTCGTGACGGCGAATAAGGCCCTGCTGGCCATGCACGGCAACGCGCTGGCAACGGCGGCCGAGGCGGCGGGTGTATCCCTCAATTACGAGGCGGCGATTGCCGGCGGTATTCCCATCGTCAAGGCGCTGCGCGAGGGGCTTGCGGGCAACGCGGTGACGCGGGTCTACGGCATCCTCAACGGAACCTGCAACTACATCCTGACGGAGATGCGGGAGGAACGCCTGTCCTACGAGACCGTCCTCGCCGATGCGCAGAAGCTCGGTTATGCCGAAGCGGAGCCGAGCGTGGACGTCGACGGCATCGATGCGGCACACAAGCTGGCCCTGCTTGCGAGCCTGGCTTTCGGGACGAAAGTGAATTTCGCCGGCGTGTACACCGAGGGCATCCGCAAAGTCGCGCTCGAGGACATCGACTACGCGGAGGAGTTCGGCTATCGGATCAAGCTGCTGGGCAGCGCGCGCATGACCGCGCACGGGCTCGAGCAGCGGGTTTATCCCTGCATGGTCAACAAGGATGCGCCGATCGCCCATGTCGAAGGGGCCTACAACGCCGTGGTCGCCCATGGCGATTTCGTCGATGACACGCTCTATCAGGGCCGCGGCGCGGGTGCGGGGCCGACGGCGTCTGCCGTGGTGGCCGATATCATCGATGTGGCGCGCGGCTTCGCGGTGGCGACATTCGGGGTGCCGGTCGGGCAGTTGTCGGATGCCGAGGCGGCCCCGATCGAGCGTCATCGCGGCGCCTATTACATCCGTCTGATGGTCTCCGATCAGCCCGGCGTGATTGCCGAAGTCACCGCGGTGTTCCGCGACGAGGGGGTCTCGATCGAATCGATGCTACAACGCGCGCGCTCGCAGACCGAGGCGGTGCCGGTCGTGCTCAACACACATGAATGCGAGGAGGCGGCCATGCGACGCACGCTTGCGCGCATCGAGGCATTGGATTCCGTTGTCGAAGAGCCGACAATGATCAGAATCGAATCATTGATTTAA
- the glpX gene encoding class II fructose-bisphosphatase, which produces MTSQSEAVMDRNMAIEAVRVTEAAAIAAERWVGRGDEREADAAAVDAMRTALNRLNIDGTVVIGEGERDEAPMLYIGEKVGAGGPKIDIALDPLEGTTITAKANENALAVLALAPDGDFLNAPDVYMEKIAVGGGYEDGIIDITAPPVENLTRLAKARDCDIGDLTVCILDRPRHEELIGAVREAGARIFLISDGDIFGVMATSDPDSGIDMYLGSGGAPEGVLAAAALQSIGGQIQGQLLFRNDDEIGRARKLGIEDLDRVYNRDDLASGDVIFAATGVTDGAMVKGVRKFPGGCETHSIVMRSVTGTVREVITKHNFTRKPGFND; this is translated from the coding sequence ATGACCAGCCAATCCGAGGCGGTGATGGACCGCAACATGGCAATCGAAGCGGTGCGCGTTACCGAGGCAGCGGCCATCGCGGCGGAACGATGGGTGGGGCGTGGCGACGAGCGTGAGGCGGATGCCGCGGCGGTCGATGCCATGCGTACCGCGCTCAACCGGCTCAACATCGACGGCACCGTGGTGATCGGCGAGGGGGAGCGCGACGAGGCGCCGATGCTTTATATCGGCGAGAAGGTCGGCGCGGGCGGGCCGAAGATCGACATCGCGCTCGATCCGCTCGAGGGTACGACGATTACGGCCAAGGCCAACGAGAACGCCTTGGCCGTCCTGGCGCTGGCGCCGGACGGCGATTTCCTGAATGCACCGGATGTCTACATGGAAAAGATAGCGGTCGGCGGTGGCTACGAGGACGGCATCATCGATATCACCGCGCCGCCGGTGGAAAACCTCACCCGGCTGGCCAAGGCGCGCGACTGCGATATCGGCGATCTGACGGTTTGCATCCTGGACCGCCCCCGCCATGAAGAACTGATCGGAGCCGTTCGCGAAGCAGGCGCCCGGATTTTCCTGATTTCCGATGGCGACATATTCGGCGTCATGGCGACGTCCGATCCCGACAGCGGGATCGACATGTATCTGGGGAGCGGCGGCGCACCCGAGGGCGTACTCGCGGCAGCGGCGCTGCAGAGCATCGGCGGTCAGATTCAGGGCCAGCTCCTGTTCCGCAACGACGACGAGATCGGCCGCGCCCGCAAGCTCGGTATCGAGGACCTCGATCGCGTCTACAACCGCGACGATCTCGCCTCGGGCGACGTGATCTTCGCGGCCACGGGCGTGACTGACGGTGCGATGGTGAAGGGGGTGCGCAAGTTCCCTGGCGGTTGCGAGACCCACTCCATCGTCATGCGTTCGGTTACCGGCACCGTGCGCGAGGTGATCACCAAGCATAATTTCACCCGCAAGCCCGGCTTCAACGACTGA
- the recJ gene encoding single-stranded-DNA-specific exonuclease RecJ: MAAEPVSSATSDADVIVAKSVTGRRWVMRGADDRAGLALSQRLGLPDVVGRVMAARGIGLDAAEAFLDPTLRDALPDPSSLIGMEEAAARLVRAIADGESIGIFGDYDVDGATSSALLARFLSAVGVPARVYIPDRMKEGYGPSTPALLRLRAEGIGLVVTVDCGTTAFEPLEAAGDAGLDVVVVDHHVAEPALPRAVSVINPNRLDDTSGQGALAAVGVSFLFAIATNRMLRDTGWYAANDRKEPDLLGLLDLVALGTVCDVVPLVGLNRAFVSQGLKVMAKRRNPGLVALADVARVDSRLTEYHAGFLLGPRVNAGGRVGEAPMGARLLMTQDPDEAAELARRLDEWNTERREIEAHVLEVAMSQAEEIGTDAALIVASGDGWHAGVIGIVAGRLKERFNRPAFVIGFEGDTGKGSGRSVEGVDLGSAVIAARQAGLLVNGGGHKMAAGLTVERDKLPELQRFLDERVGNDLARNAVVPTLRIDGSIAVKGVQPEFVESLQRLAPFGAGNAEPRFMLPSVRVAKADVVGAGHVRCFLSGPDGGRLKAIAFRAAGEPLGDALLKSDGLALQLAGKLRPDNWQGRNDVQMIIDDAATA, from the coding sequence ATGGCGGCGGAACCGGTTTCGAGCGCGACGTCCGACGCGGACGTCATTGTCGCGAAGTCGGTCACCGGCCGCCGCTGGGTAATGCGCGGCGCGGATGATCGCGCCGGTCTCGCCCTGTCCCAGCGCCTCGGCCTGCCCGACGTGGTGGGGCGTGTGATGGCGGCTCGCGGGATCGGTCTCGACGCCGCGGAAGCCTTCCTCGATCCGACATTGCGCGACGCGCTGCCCGATCCGTCGAGCCTGATCGGCATGGAAGAGGCCGCCGCGCGTCTGGTCAGGGCGATCGCGGACGGTGAGAGCATCGGCATCTTCGGCGACTATGACGTGGATGGGGCCACGTCGTCGGCACTGCTCGCGCGGTTCCTGTCCGCCGTCGGTGTTCCCGCGCGGGTGTATATCCCCGACCGCATGAAGGAGGGCTACGGCCCCTCGACCCCGGCCTTGCTGCGCCTGCGCGCGGAAGGCATCGGCCTCGTTGTCACCGTCGATTGCGGGACCACCGCGTTCGAGCCGCTGGAGGCCGCGGGGGATGCCGGGCTCGACGTGGTGGTGGTCGATCATCACGTGGCCGAGCCGGCGCTGCCCCGCGCGGTCTCGGTGATCAATCCCAACCGGCTCGATGACACCAGCGGGCAGGGCGCGCTCGCCGCCGTCGGCGTGTCGTTTCTGTTCGCGATCGCCACCAACCGCATGCTGCGCGACACGGGCTGGTATGCGGCCAACGACCGCAAGGAGCCGGATCTGTTGGGGCTGCTCGATCTGGTGGCGCTCGGCACCGTGTGCGACGTGGTGCCGTTGGTTGGCCTCAACCGTGCCTTCGTCAGCCAGGGGCTCAAGGTCATGGCCAAACGCCGGAACCCCGGTCTGGTGGCGCTGGCCGACGTGGCGAGAGTGGACTCGCGGCTGACCGAATATCACGCCGGTTTCCTGCTCGGCCCCCGGGTCAATGCGGGCGGCCGCGTCGGCGAGGCACCCATGGGCGCGCGCCTGTTGATGACGCAAGATCCCGACGAGGCCGCCGAACTCGCACGGCGGCTCGATGAATGGAACACGGAGCGGCGGGAGATCGAGGCACATGTTCTGGAAGTCGCGATGTCCCAGGCCGAGGAAATCGGCACCGACGCCGCGCTGATCGTCGCGTCGGGGGACGGCTGGCATGCCGGGGTGATCGGCATCGTCGCCGGCCGCCTGAAAGAACGTTTCAACCGCCCGGCCTTCGTGATCGGTTTCGAGGGGGATACGGGCAAGGGTTCGGGCCGTTCAGTCGAGGGTGTGGATCTGGGCAGCGCGGTCATCGCCGCGCGCCAGGCCGGGCTGCTGGTGAATGGCGGCGGACACAAGATGGCGGCGGGGCTGACGGTCGAGCGTGACAAACTCCCGGAGCTCCAGCGCTTCCTCGACGAACGCGTCGGCAACGATCTGGCGAGGAACGCCGTGGTGCCGACCCTGCGCATCGACGGATCGATAGCGGTGAAAGGCGTACAGCCGGAATTTGTCGAGTCGCTCCAACGACTTGCGCCGTTCGGCGCAGGCAATGCCGAGCCGCGGTTCATGCTGCCGTCGGTCCGCGTGGCCAAGGCCGACGTGGTCGGCGCGGGGCATGTGCGCTGTTTCCTGTCCGGACCTGACGGCGGGCGGCTCAAGGCGATCGCGTTTCGCGCGGCCGGCGAGCCGCTTGGGGACGCCCTGCTGAAGTCGGACGGGCTCGCGTTGCAGCTGGCGGGCAAGCTGCGGCCGGACAATTGGCAGGGCCGCAACGACGTGCAGATGATCATCGACGACGCGGCGACTGCCTAG
- a CDS encoding TenA family protein, with the protein MSQHRLSEALRDTHRTDWNAAVAHRFVRELVADTIDDTVYARYLTLDYGFINDLTSSVGHAVATAPGMPEKTRFAQFLGVLTDEENDYFLRSFAAFGQPAPTFDNPLQHPVLDDFASLMERQRKAGTYLDILAVLVPVEWVYLTWATAASDAVARGGVMPERFYLAEWITLHALPAFRDFVEWMRSEFDREAAQADAASRARAEAAFRDALVLEARFFEAAFEA; encoded by the coding sequence ATGTCTCAGCACCGCCTCAGCGAAGCGCTCCGCGACACCCATCGAACGGACTGGAACGCGGCGGTGGCTCATCGCTTCGTGCGTGAACTCGTCGCCGATACGATCGACGATACGGTCTATGCCCGCTACCTCACCCTGGACTACGGCTTCATCAACGACCTGACATCGTCCGTCGGACACGCTGTGGCGACCGCGCCGGGGATGCCCGAGAAGACGCGCTTCGCCCAGTTCCTCGGCGTGCTGACCGACGAGGAGAACGACTATTTCCTGCGCAGCTTCGCTGCCTTCGGCCAGCCTGCGCCGACCTTCGACAACCCGCTGCAGCACCCGGTGCTGGACGACTTTGCCTCGCTCATGGAGCGTCAACGCAAGGCCGGGACCTATCTCGATATCCTGGCAGTTCTGGTGCCCGTGGAATGGGTCTATCTGACATGGGCAACGGCGGCGTCCGACGCGGTCGCGCGCGGCGGGGTGATGCCCGAACGCTTCTACCTGGCGGAATGGATCACCTTGCACGCGCTCCCGGCGTTTCGGGACTTCGTCGAATGGATGCGGTCGGAGTTCGACCGGGAAGCCGCACAGGCTGACGCTGCGTCACGCGCACGGGCGGAGGCGGCGTTCAGGGATGCGTTGGTTCTTGAGGCGCGGTTCTTCGAGGCGGCGTTCGAGGCCTGA
- a CDS encoding hydroxyisourate hydrolase, whose translation MKPSNGNYGAGGISIHAVDIARGVPAGGLQVRLWRTDEARTEIASGTCSESGLLAHTVADGTGVERGMYEVEFDVGTYYRDNGVGIPDPSFLEVAIFRFGIDKVTEHFHLPFKFTPWGFSLFRGGA comes from the coding sequence ATGAAACCCAGTAACGGCAATTACGGCGCGGGAGGCATATCCATTCACGCGGTCGACATCGCGCGTGGCGTGCCGGCCGGCGGTCTACAAGTACGCCTGTGGCGGACAGATGAAGCTCGCACTGAGATCGCCAGCGGGACCTGCTCCGAAAGCGGTCTACTGGCACACACGGTGGCTGACGGCACCGGGGTAGAACGCGGCATGTACGAAGTCGAGTTCGACGTCGGTACCTATTATCGGGACAACGGCGTCGGCATACCCGATCCGTCGTTTCTCGAAGTGGCGATATTCCGTTTCGGCATCGACAAGGTGACCGAACATTTTCACCTGCCGTTCAAATTTACGCCTTGGGGCTTTTCGTTGTTCCGAGGCGGCGCATAG
- a CDS encoding 2-oxo-4-hydroxy-4-carboxy-5-ureidoimidazoline decarboxylase codes for MPTDKLEELNSADDERAVALVGPLIERAPEIAAAVARLRPFDSKDDLVQGIRDELRKLNATARVELFNAHPELAPENPLAMTDMSQAEQGRMDLTGDDNAYRARITDLNTRYRAKFAFPFITALVRHSDMESVLTEFEGRLANDHQEELENALEQVIMVSASRARALFGGGAGPEASGTAEVHDHRVRAWGGEIGGAILFAISIIFIIGGLQLGLGSPLRLGTGAFPFLTGLILAGLSVVVCIYEMRGREGLAEKPDWMGFLAIIGALAVFAATADRFGLMPAAFLAVVVASLPDRNLPLAGKAVLGGVVATASWVLFIEMLNLPFKAFAVM; via the coding sequence ATGCCAACCGACAAGCTCGAAGAACTCAACAGCGCGGATGACGAGCGGGCAGTCGCGCTTGTCGGGCCATTGATCGAACGGGCACCCGAGATCGCAGCTGCCGTCGCGCGCCTTCGTCCATTCGATAGCAAGGATGATTTGGTTCAGGGCATCAGAGATGAGCTGCGCAAGCTGAATGCAACGGCGCGGGTCGAACTTTTCAATGCCCACCCTGAGCTTGCCCCGGAAAACCCTCTCGCGATGACGGATATGTCCCAGGCGGAACAGGGACGTATGGATCTTACGGGAGACGACAACGCTTATCGCGCCCGGATTACTGACCTGAACACGCGCTACCGAGCCAAATTCGCCTTCCCCTTCATCACCGCGCTGGTGCGCCATTCGGATATGGAAAGCGTCCTGACTGAATTCGAGGGTCGTCTCGCCAACGATCATCAGGAAGAACTCGAAAACGCGCTTGAACAGGTGATCATGGTGAGCGCGTCGCGCGCTCGCGCCCTGTTCGGTGGCGGCGCTGGGCCTGAAGCGTCGGGGACAGCGGAGGTCCATGACCATCGGGTCCGGGCCTGGGGCGGCGAGATCGGCGGGGCAATACTTTTTGCCATCAGCATCATTTTCATAATCGGTGGCTTGCAACTGGGACTCGGCTCGCCGCTGCGCCTGGGCACCGGTGCATTTCCGTTCCTGACCGGCCTGATCTTGGCCGGCCTCTCGGTTGTCGTCTGCATCTACGAAATGCGGGGCCGGGAAGGGCTCGCTGAGAAGCCGGACTGGATGGGGTTCCTGGCCATCATCGGGGCGCTGGCCGTCTTTGCCGCAACGGCCGATCGTTTCGGGCTCATGCCCGCCGCGTTTCTGGCGGTCGTCGTGGCGAGCCTGCCTGATCGAAACCTGCCGCTCGCGGGCAAAGCCGTGCTCGGCGGTGTCGTCGCCACGGCGTCCTGGGTTCTGTTCATCGAAATGCTGAACCTGCCCTTCAAAGCGTTTGCGGTGATGTAG
- a CDS encoding tripartite tricarboxylate transporter permease — translation MDIVASFYVGLLVVLEPQNLMYCFIGVFLGTFIGVLPGIGSMAAISMILPVTFALEPTSALVMIAGVYYGAEYGGSIASILLNIPGTPAASITAIEGYPMARKGRAGVALFSTATASFGGGIIGMIVIAVLSPSLAKLALSFGPADYFAVILLGLMAASAVSNGGALKGIAMVITGLMLGTIGIDLTTGDLRYTMGIPELRDGVHIVIVAMGLFGVSEVIASIRANKPGSEAQTIDYNDFYPSWTDWKSMFAPILRGGAIGSFFGALPGTGQTIAAAIAYAVEKRINPLRAKFGTGVVPGVAVPEAANNSATQTAFIPTLTLGVPGSPPMAIVIGALMIYGITPGPRLLTEEPDLFWGLVASFLVGNIMLIILNIPLIGIWVRLLKIPYKYMYPTIIVLICMGVYSLNNNVFDIWLTLIIGAIGYLMKLFRFEPAPLLLGFVLGPLMEEQLRRAMLLSRGDPMVFLERPISATLIAITAGILVFATYATIRKRRAITRTTRIQQPQQEGPNT, via the coding sequence ATGGATATCGTCGCGAGTTTCTACGTCGGTCTGCTGGTCGTCCTGGAACCCCAGAACCTGATGTACTGCTTCATTGGTGTGTTTCTCGGCACCTTCATCGGCGTGTTGCCCGGTATCGGTTCGATGGCGGCGATCTCTATGATCCTGCCGGTCACCTTTGCTCTCGAGCCGACCTCGGCGCTGGTGATGATCGCCGGCGTTTACTACGGCGCGGAATATGGGGGGTCGATCGCCTCGATATTGCTGAACATTCCCGGTACGCCGGCGGCGTCGATTACAGCGATCGAAGGCTACCCGATGGCCCGCAAGGGCCGGGCCGGGGTTGCCCTGTTCTCCACCGCGACGGCCTCGTTCGGCGGCGGCATAATCGGCATGATCGTGATCGCTGTCTTGTCGCCCTCCCTTGCCAAGCTCGCCTTGTCGTTTGGCCCGGCCGACTACTTCGCGGTGATTCTGCTGGGGTTGATGGCGGCCTCCGCCGTCAGCAACGGCGGTGCGCTGAAGGGCATCGCTATGGTGATCACCGGCCTGATGCTGGGCACGATCGGCATCGATCTGACCACCGGCGATCTACGCTACACCATGGGCATCCCCGAGCTTCGCGACGGGGTGCATATCGTCATCGTGGCCATGGGCCTGTTCGGGGTGAGCGAGGTGATTGCGTCGATCCGCGCGAATAAGCCCGGCAGCGAGGCCCAGACGATCGACTACAACGATTTCTACCCCTCCTGGACGGACTGGAAATCCATGTTCGCGCCGATTCTGCGGGGCGGCGCGATCGGGTCGTTCTTCGGCGCGCTTCCCGGAACCGGCCAGACGATTGCGGCAGCGATTGCCTATGCGGTGGAAAAACGCATCAATCCGCTGCGCGCAAAATTCGGGACCGGCGTCGTGCCCGGCGTTGCCGTGCCCGAGGCCGCCAACAATTCGGCGACCCAAACCGCGTTCATCCCGACCCTGACTCTCGGCGTGCCCGGAAGCCCGCCGATGGCAATCGTCATCGGCGCGCTGATGATCTATGGCATCACGCCGGGACCGCGCCTGCTGACGGAAGAGCCGGATCTCTTCTGGGGGCTCGTCGCCAGTTTCCTGGTGGGCAACATCATGCTCATCATACTGAATATTCCGCTCATCGGAATCTGGGTACGCCTCCTGAAAATTCCCTACAAATACATGTACCCGACGATCATCGTTCTGATCTGCATGGGCGTCTACAGCCTCAATAACAACGTGTTCGACATCTGGCTTACGCTGATCATCGGCGCCATCGGCTACCTGATGAAGCTGTTCAGGTTCGAGCCTGCTCCACTTCTTCTCGGTTTCGTCCTGGGTCCGCTGATGGAGGAGCAGTTGCGTCGGGCCATGTTGCTTTCGCGTGGCGACCCCATGGTGTTCCTCGAGCGCCCGATCAGCGCCACGCTCATTGCCATCACCGCAGGAATCCTCGTCTTCGCGACCTACGCGACGATCCGCAAGCGGCGCGCAATTACACGAACAACCAGAATTCAACAACCTCAACAGGAAGGACCAAACACATGA